In Pedobacter sp. WC2423, the following are encoded in one genomic region:
- a CDS encoding phage protein Gp36 family protein: MGRFFKDTDYAFQVKSEILRLLDGSTPELASSIKLLRAEQAAISQMKNRLAGRFNTDLIFSDSLIEPDTRESYIIMIGIDITLYHLYSQTGSKDVPEHRSSRYQDAIDWLKDVGNGNSFANLPSALTDTYQGEIRLWSDSKPENHNW, encoded by the coding sequence ATGGGAAGATTTTTTAAAGATACTGACTATGCCTTTCAGGTAAAGTCAGAAATATTACGCTTATTGGATGGATCAACTCCAGAGCTGGCAAGTTCTATCAAATTATTAAGAGCAGAGCAGGCAGCAATATCCCAGATGAAAAATAGGTTAGCAGGAAGATTTAATACTGACCTCATATTTTCTGACAGCCTTATTGAACCCGATACCAGGGAGAGCTATATCATTATGATTGGTATCGATATCACCCTTTATCACCTCTATAGCCAAACAGGAAGCAAGGACGTACCCGAACACAGATCAAGCAGGTATCAGGACGCTATAGACTGGCTAAAAGATGTTGGCAATGGAAATTCATTTGCAAATCTACCAAGTGCCTTAACAGATACTTATCAAGGTGAAATCAGGCTTTGGTCTGACAGTAAACCTGAAAACCACAACTGGTAA